The following are encoded in a window of Nitrospinota bacterium genomic DNA:
- the gltB gene encoding glutamate synthase large subunit: MYDPRFEHDACGVGFIANLKGTRTHDIVAKGLEILENLEHRGAVGADPLSGDGAGIVTQIPDAFFRKECAKLGIPLPALGDYGAGIVFLPQDAKARNEVKTLFNKCAAELGLKVLGWRPVPADNSGIGETAKTAEPFMEQAFIERPAAAKDEMAFERKLFVLRKYAKKTVLNSGIGGSDIFFCLTLSSRTIAYKGMFTTAQLKQYYPDLQDKSYESALALVHSRFSTNTFPTWRLAHPFRYIAHNGEINTLRGNINWMKAREAVFEADLFTKDEIDKLVPIITEGQSDSATLDNVVELLHLSGRSLPHVMMMLVPEAWATDEEMDPKLRAFYEYHATLMEPWDGPAAVAFTDGHIIGATLDRNGLRPSRFMETDDGILVMASEAGVLDYPDEKIIRKGWLRPGRMFLASVDEHRIISNREIKEKIAAAKPYEEWLEKGKVTLGRMRDVELKYQTDRATLAQRQAAFGITAEDIKVIMAPMANSGAEPIGSMGSHTPLAVLSSRPQMLFNYFYQLFAQVTNPPIDPIRELNVMSLVSFIGKVGQILREPGDENRVQVVELPHPVLNNHQLEKLRQIDVDGFRAANIPITFDAKGGKGALENALAAVCRRAVEAVDRGESVIILSDRNIGPARAAIPSLLAVAAVHHHMIQAGGRTRCGIIIETGEAFEVHHFALLLGYGASAVNPYLAFETIEEMHRTGQLDGGVTAEAAEYNFMKGVDKGLLKIISKMGISTIQSYIGAQIFEAVGLSEEFIAKYFTGTPSRIGGIGIEEVREETMMKHRYAWPDNAPAGRLVTLDPGGVYNWRARGENNTYSPEMIQMLQQSARLGDYELFKKYTAVVDTQDGTFNTIRSLMDFAPAAPAPLEEVEPAEAIVKRFFTGAMSFGSISKEAHETIAIAMNRLGAKSNCGEGGEDPARFTPLPNGDSVRSAIKQVASGRFGVTSNYLVNADEIQIKMAQGAKPGEGGQLPGPKVDTVIAAVRHSTPGVGLISPPPHHDIYSIEDLAQLIFDLKNANVNARINVKLVSEAGVGTVAAGVAKGHSEAVLISGHDGGTGASPISSIKRAGLPWELGVAETHQVLMRNNLRSRIVVQTDGRVLTGRDIAIATLLGAEEWGAATAALVVSGCIMMRKCHLNNCPVGVATQDPDLRKNFTGKPEHVINYFMFLARELRELMARLGFRTVNEMVGRADMLKAKEGITHWKAKHVKLGRVLVKAESAGCAPYCRDKQDFGLDTALDHELIRRAKPAIEKKETVSIAANIRNVNRAFGTMLSAEISRNHGERGLPDDTIRIKAKGSAGQSFGAFGARGVTLELEGEANDYVGKGLSGARLIVYPPRKAVFNPHDNIVVGNVAFYGATKGEAYIRGRAGERFCVRNSGANVVVEAVGDNGCEYMTGGRVVILGPIGKNFAAGMSGGIAYILDDSDMARQRINMEMVALETMDASDEALVKGMIERHHAYTGSIYSKKTLDEWGDLKARVIKVMPVEYKRALAELSGEKKKKAPVTAVAGG; this comes from the coding sequence ATGTACGACCCCCGTTTCGAGCACGACGCCTGCGGCGTCGGTTTTATCGCCAACCTGAAGGGAACCCGCACCCACGACATCGTGGCAAAGGGGCTGGAAATACTGGAAAACCTGGAACACCGCGGCGCGGTGGGGGCGGATCCGCTCAGCGGCGATGGCGCCGGTATCGTAACGCAGATTCCGGATGCGTTCTTCCGGAAGGAATGCGCCAAACTCGGCATTCCCCTTCCCGCATTGGGGGACTATGGCGCGGGGATCGTTTTCCTGCCGCAAGATGCCAAGGCGCGCAACGAAGTGAAAACCCTCTTCAACAAATGCGCCGCCGAACTGGGCCTGAAAGTGCTGGGCTGGCGCCCCGTGCCGGCGGACAACAGCGGCATCGGCGAAACCGCCAAGACGGCCGAGCCGTTCATGGAGCAGGCCTTCATCGAGCGCCCCGCCGCCGCCAAAGATGAGATGGCCTTCGAGCGCAAACTCTTTGTGCTGCGCAAGTACGCCAAAAAGACCGTGCTCAATTCCGGCATCGGGGGGAGCGACATCTTCTTCTGCCTCACCCTTTCCAGCCGGACTATCGCCTACAAGGGGATGTTCACCACCGCGCAGCTCAAACAGTACTACCCCGACCTGCAAGACAAAAGCTATGAGAGCGCGCTGGCGCTGGTGCATAGCCGCTTTTCCACCAACACGTTCCCCACCTGGCGGCTGGCCCACCCGTTCCGCTACATCGCGCACAACGGCGAGATCAACACCCTGCGCGGCAACATCAACTGGATGAAGGCGCGCGAAGCGGTGTTTGAAGCCGATCTTTTCACAAAAGACGAGATAGACAAGCTTGTGCCGATCATCACCGAAGGGCAGTCCGACAGCGCCACGCTGGACAACGTGGTGGAACTGCTGCACCTGAGCGGGCGCAGCCTGCCGCACGTCATGATGATGCTGGTTCCCGAAGCGTGGGCCACCGACGAGGAGATGGATCCGAAGCTGCGGGCGTTTTACGAATACCACGCCACATTGATGGAGCCGTGGGACGGCCCCGCCGCCGTCGCCTTCACCGACGGCCATATTATCGGCGCGACGCTTGACCGCAACGGGCTGCGCCCCTCGCGCTTCATGGAAACCGACGACGGCATCCTCGTCATGGCTTCCGAAGCGGGCGTACTGGACTATCCGGACGAAAAAATAATCCGGAAGGGGTGGCTGCGCCCGGGACGCATGTTCCTCGCCAGCGTCGACGAACACCGGATCATCAGCAACCGGGAGATAAAGGAAAAAATCGCCGCCGCGAAGCCGTACGAAGAATGGCTGGAAAAAGGCAAAGTTACCTTGGGCCGGATGCGCGATGTCGAGTTGAAATACCAAACGGACCGCGCGACGCTGGCGCAGCGCCAGGCCGCCTTCGGCATCACCGCGGAAGATATCAAGGTGATCATGGCCCCGATGGCAAACAGCGGGGCGGAACCGATAGGCTCGATGGGATCGCACACCCCGCTGGCGGTTCTTTCCAGCCGGCCGCAGATGCTGTTCAACTACTTTTACCAGCTTTTCGCGCAGGTGACCAATCCGCCGATAGACCCGATACGCGAACTGAACGTCATGTCGCTGGTCTCGTTCATCGGCAAGGTTGGGCAAATACTGCGCGAACCGGGCGATGAAAACCGGGTGCAGGTGGTTGAGCTTCCCCACCCCGTCCTGAATAATCACCAGTTGGAAAAGCTGCGCCAGATCGACGTGGATGGCTTCCGCGCGGCCAACATCCCGATTACCTTTGACGCCAAAGGGGGCAAGGGGGCGCTCGAAAACGCGCTTGCCGCCGTGTGCCGCCGCGCCGTGGAAGCGGTTGACCGCGGCGAAAGCGTCATCATTCTTTCCGACCGGAACATCGGCCCCGCGCGGGCCGCCATACCCTCGCTGCTGGCGGTTGCCGCGGTGCATCACCATATGATCCAAGCCGGCGGGCGAACCCGCTGCGGCATCATCATCGAGACCGGCGAAGCGTTCGAGGTACACCACTTCGCGCTGTTGCTCGGCTACGGCGCCAGCGCGGTAAACCCGTATCTCGCGTTCGAGACTATCGAAGAAATGCACCGCACCGGCCAGCTGGACGGCGGCGTGACCGCCGAAGCGGCGGAATACAATTTCATGAAGGGCGTCGATAAGGGACTGCTGAAAATCATTTCCAAAATGGGGATTTCCACCATCCAGTCGTATATCGGCGCGCAAATATTCGAAGCCGTGGGACTTTCGGAAGAGTTCATCGCGAAGTACTTCACCGGCACGCCGTCGCGCATCGGCGGCATCGGCATAGAGGAAGTGCGGGAAGAGACGATGATGAAACACCGCTACGCGTGGCCGGACAACGCCCCCGCGGGCCGGCTCGTCACCCTCGATCCGGGCGGCGTCTATAACTGGCGCGCGCGCGGCGAAAACAACACCTACTCGCCCGAAATGATCCAGATGCTCCAGCAAAGCGCCCGGCTTGGCGATTACGAACTGTTTAAAAAATACACGGCCGTGGTGGACACCCAGGATGGAACCTTCAACACCATCCGGAGTCTTATGGATTTCGCGCCCGCGGCGCCCGCGCCGCTGGAGGAAGTCGAACCGGCCGAAGCGATCGTCAAACGCTTTTTCACCGGCGCCATGTCGTTCGGCTCCATCAGCAAAGAGGCGCACGAGACCATCGCCATCGCCATGAACCGCCTCGGCGCGAAAAGCAACTGCGGCGAAGGGGGCGAAGACCCGGCGCGCTTTACGCCGTTGCCGAACGGCGATTCCGTCCGCAGCGCCATCAAGCAGGTGGCCTCGGGCAGGTTTGGCGTCACCTCGAACTATCTGGTGAACGCCGACGAGATACAGATCAAGATGGCCCAAGGGGCCAAGCCGGGCGAAGGGGGCCAACTCCCCGGCCCGAAGGTCGACACGGTGATCGCCGCCGTGCGGCATTCCACGCCGGGCGTCGGCCTCATTTCCCCGCCGCCGCACCACGACATTTACTCCATTGAAGATTTGGCGCAGTTGATATTCGACCTGAAAAACGCCAACGTAAACGCGCGCATAAACGTGAAACTGGTTTCCGAGGCCGGCGTCGGCACCGTTGCCGCCGGTGTGGCGAAGGGCCACTCCGAAGCCGTGCTTATTTCCGGCCACGATGGCGGCACCGGCGCCTCCCCCATTTCCTCCATCAAGCGCGCCGGCCTGCCGTGGGAACTGGGCGTGGCGGAAACCCATCAGGTGCTGATGCGGAACAACCTCCGCTCCCGCATCGTGGTGCAGACGGACGGACGTGTGTTGACCGGGCGCGATATCGCCATCGCCACCCTGCTGGGAGCCGAAGAATGGGGCGCGGCCACCGCGGCGCTTGTCGTCAGCGGCTGCATCATGATGCGCAAATGCCATCTTAACAACTGCCCCGTCGGCGTCGCCACGCAGGACCCTGATCTGCGCAAAAATTTCACCGGCAAGCCGGAACATGTCATCAACTACTTCATGTTCCTCGCGCGCGAGTTGCGCGAGCTGATGGCGCGCCTCGGCTTCCGCACCGTTAACGAAATGGTGGGCCGCGCCGACATGCTGAAAGCCAAAGAGGGGATCACCCACTGGAAGGCGAAGCATGTGAAGCTCGGTCGCGTGCTGGTGAAGGCCGAATCGGCGGGCTGCGCCCCCTACTGCCGCGATAAGCAGGATTTTGGCCTCGACACCGCGCTGGATCACGAACTTATCCGCCGGGCGAAGCCGGCAATTGAGAAAAAGGAAACGGTCTCCATCGCCGCCAATATCCGCAACGTGAACCGCGCCTTCGGCACCATGCTCTCGGCGGAAATATCGCGCAACCACGGCGAGCGGGGCTTGCCGGATGACACCATCCGGATAAAAGCGAAAGGCTCGGCGGGACAAAGCTTCGGGGCATTCGGCGCGCGCGGCGTCACGCTGGAACTGGAAGGCGAAGCAAATGACTACGTTGGCAAGGGACTTTCGGGCGCGCGGCTGATAGTGTACCCGCCGCGTAAAGCCGTCTTCAACCCGCACGATAATATCGTTGTGGGAAACGTCGCGTTCTATGGCGCCACCAAAGGTGAAGCCTATATCCGGGGCCGCGCGGGCGAGCGCTTCTGCGTGCGCAACTCCGGCGCCAATGTGGTGGTGGAAGCCGTGGGCGATAACGGCTGCGAATACATGACCGGCGGCCGCGTGGTTATTCTCGGCCCCATCGGCAAAAACTTCGCCGCGGGGATGAGCGGCGGTATCGCCTACATACTGGACGACAGCGATATGGCCCGCCAGCGCATCAACATGGAAATGGTCGCGCTGGAAACGATGGACGCCTCGGATGAAGCGCTGGTAAAAGGGATGATAGAACGGCATCACGCATACACCGGCAGCATCTACAGCAAGAAGACACTGGATGAATGGGGTGATTTGAAGGCCAGAGTCATAAAAGTGATGCCGGTGGAATACAAACGGGCGCTGGCCGAGCTCTCAGGCGAAAAAAAGAAAAAAGCGCCGGTGACGGCCGTGGCGGGAGGTTGA
- a CDS encoding DUF502 domain-containing protein — protein sequence MNKITRYFFEGLLLVAPVAITLYVILWIMKVIDQLNPTPIPGMGLVFTFVFITLAGFFASNYLARAVGRWVDALFARLPFIKMLYQSIKDLMEAFVGGKKSFDKPVLVTLAPGGASVIGFMTLETLEGIGLKNKVAVYLPQSYNFAGNLIVVSREQVTPIDAPSGAVMALVVSGGISSGNDKQ from the coding sequence ATGAACAAAATCACCCGTTATTTTTTTGAGGGGCTTTTGCTGGTGGCCCCGGTTGCCATCACGCTCTATGTCATTCTCTGGATTATGAAAGTAATCGACCAGCTTAACCCCACGCCGATTCCCGGCATGGGGCTGGTGTTTACCTTTGTATTTATCACGTTGGCCGGTTTTTTTGCGTCGAACTATCTCGCCCGCGCCGTGGGCAGATGGGTTGATGCGCTCTTCGCCCGTCTCCCTTTTATCAAAATGCTCTATCAATCCATCAAGGACTTGATGGAAGCCTTCGTTGGCGGCAAAAAGAGTTTTGACAAGCCGGTGCTGGTGACGCTGGCGCCCGGCGGGGCATCGGTGATCGGTTTCATGACGCTGGAAACGCTGGAAGGCATCGGCCTGAAAAACAAAGTGGCGGTCTACCTGCCGCAGAGCTACAATTTCGCCGGCAATCTGATCGTGGTATCAAGGGAACAGGTGACGCCGATTGACGCGCCAAGCGGCGCGGTGATGGCGCTTGTCGTTTCCGGCGGCATTTCTTCCGGCAACGATAAACAATAA
- a CDS encoding DsrE/DsrF/DrsH-like family protein yields the protein MSEEKPKRISIIAVHGTLDMAYPPLILASTAVAMDMEACIFFTFYGLEIIKKGANLQVAPLANPAAPKPIPGLPIGVPNIIGVLPGMTAMATGMMKGWMAKANVMPVDKMLETCLKTGVRMIGCQMTMDVMGVKKEDLIDGVEIGGAGMYLDYAVDADISLSF from the coding sequence ATGAGCGAAGAAAAACCGAAGCGCATTTCAATTATTGCCGTACATGGGACGCTGGACATGGCCTATCCGCCGCTGATTTTGGCAAGCACGGCGGTGGCGATGGACATGGAAGCCTGCATTTTCTTCACCTTTTACGGCCTTGAAATCATCAAGAAAGGCGCCAACCTGCAGGTTGCCCCGCTGGCCAACCCGGCGGCGCCCAAACCGATACCGGGGCTGCCGATCGGCGTGCCGAACATCATAGGCGTGCTTCCCGGCATGACCGCGATGGCCACCGGCATGATGAAGGGCTGGATGGCAAAAGCGAACGTGATGCCGGTGGATAAAATGTTGGAAACCTGCCTGAAGACCGGTGTGCGGATGATTGGATGCCAAATGACAATGGATGTAATGGGAGTCAAAAAAGAGGATCTCATCGACGGCGTGGAAATCGGCGGCGCGGGGATGTACCTCGATTACGCGGTCGATGCCGACATATCCCTCTCCTTCTAG
- a CDS encoding sulfurtransferase TusA family protein, translating to MQIAKKLDCKGQCCPEPILNIKAAMGEVKSGDIVEMCATDPGSVNDMASWAKRTGNAIVEQKQEGTVFTFYVKKK from the coding sequence ATGCAAATAGCCAAAAAGTTGGATTGCAAAGGACAGTGTTGCCCGGAACCGATCCTGAACATCAAGGCCGCCATGGGCGAAGTGAAAAGCGGCGACATCGTCGAAATGTGCGCGACCGATCCGGGTTCGGTGAACGATATGGCGTCGTGGGCCAAGCGCACGGGCAACGCCATCGTTGAACAGAAGCAGGAAGGCACCGTCTTCACCTTCTACGTAAAAAAGAAATAA
- a CDS encoding sigma-54-dependent Fis family transcriptional regulator: MTPDKVYPYPILVVDDEPAILDVMRVNLERKNYTVHTAQTGREALSHTNENSYALFIIDYSLPDMNGFQLMAELRRKDADAIVMMITAHGTIEMAVEAMRAGAFNYLAKPINYDEMALLVEKAAGHHRLLTELWRTKAELDEKFEMDNIVGQSKKMLKVYEKVRVVAESDATVLIRGETGTGKELIARAIHRHSQRRNRNFIRMNCAAIPESLLEAELFGHERGAFTGAIQQRKGKFEASNGGTIYLDEIGEISMAVQAKLLRVLQEGEFDRMGGNDTITVDTRVITTTNRNLEEAIREGTFRLDLFYRLNVIPIYLPSLRERKEDIPLLVHHFIKKFAKKNNKEITSISPAAMAAITQYDWPGNVRELENIIERAVVLAAKDRLDKIEIPGMPGNNGKALHITGQEAGFQSAKKKVIESFETHYLSHVLKKHRGNISAAAKEAGLDYKNFHNKLKKYHLKKSQFEG; the protein is encoded by the coding sequence ATGACGCCGGACAAGGTTTATCCGTATCCGATCCTGGTGGTGGACGACGAGCCCGCCATCCTGGACGTGATGCGCGTGAACCTCGAACGCAAGAACTACACTGTGCATACCGCGCAGACGGGGCGCGAGGCCCTTTCGCACACCAATGAAAACTCCTATGCCCTCTTTATCATCGACTACAGCCTGCCGGATATGAACGGTTTTCAGTTGATGGCGGAACTGCGGCGCAAAGACGCGGATGCCATTGTCATGATGATTACCGCCCACGGCACCATCGAGATGGCGGTGGAGGCTATGCGGGCGGGGGCGTTCAACTACCTCGCCAAACCGATTAACTACGATGAAATGGCCCTGCTGGTGGAAAAGGCGGCGGGGCACCACCGGTTGCTGACCGAACTCTGGCGGACCAAGGCCGAGCTGGACGAAAAATTCGAGATGGACAACATCGTGGGCCAGAGCAAGAAGATGCTCAAGGTGTACGAAAAAGTCCGCGTCGTGGCCGAAAGCGACGCCACGGTTCTTATCCGCGGCGAAACCGGCACCGGCAAGGAGCTTATCGCCCGCGCCATCCACCGCCACAGCCAGCGGCGCAACCGCAACTTCATCCGGATGAACTGCGCGGCCATCCCCGAATCGCTGCTGGAAGCCGAACTGTTCGGGCACGAGCGCGGCGCGTTCACCGGAGCCATCCAGCAGCGCAAGGGAAAATTCGAGGCTTCAAACGGCGGCACCATCTACCTTGACGAAATCGGGGAAATATCCATGGCCGTGCAGGCGAAGCTGCTGCGGGTCCTGCAGGAGGGGGAATTTGACCGGATGGGGGGAAACGACACCATCACCGTCGATACCCGCGTGATAACCACAACCAACCGCAACCTGGAAGAGGCGATCCGCGAGGGAACCTTCCGGCTGGACCTTTTCTACCGGCTGAACGTGATACCGATTTATCTGCCGTCCCTGCGCGAGCGGAAAGAGGATATCCCGCTGCTGGTGCATCACTTCATCAAAAAATTCGCCAAAAAGAACAACAAGGAGATTACCAGCATCTCCCCCGCCGCGATGGCGGCCATCACCCAGTACGATTGGCCCGGCAACGTGCGGGAACTTGAAAACATCATCGAGCGCGCCGTGGTGCTCGCCGCCAAAGACCGGCTGGATAAAATTGAGATCCCCGGCATGCCGGGCAACAACGGAAAGGCGTTGCATATCACCGGACAGGAAGCCGGCTTCCAGTCCGCCAAAAAGAAAGTGATTGAATCGTTCGAAACGCATTATCTTTCCCATGTGCTGAAAAAGCACCGGGGGAATATCAGCGCCGCCGCCAAAGAAGCGGGGCTGGACTACAAGAATTTCCACAACAAGCTGAAAAAATACCATTTGAAAAAAAGCCAGTTTGAAGGCTGA
- a CDS encoding PAS domain S-box protein produces the protein MLNGIATISAGKGSLTESHPILQSIFDGITDGILVIDQSYRVVMFNKAMERFMGKTAEDIEGRFCFFVCHNNNTVCEDCQAQTAFSNISPPSRIKQCFRDNLRRQFEIRNFPIRNGGGKVEFMVEYIKDITERQMMEKELMGSRRLAIIGEMAAKTSHEIRNPLQAMEGAAHYLLQEYAGDEKIQKYLGLIKEQIGRLNRVTTGLLEDARPKLMRVEKALINAALLKSVTIIEEQARARDISVELFLDERLPAVKYDAERMQQVFINVLRNAVDAIDGAGNIEIVGNQRQINGEDFLEISFIDSGIGVSQEMADRLFESFYTTKKNGTGLGLPIVKEIMKSHGGYAFIESNPGGGACVRVGLPV, from the coding sequence ATGTTGAACGGAATTGCCACGATCAGCGCGGGTAAGGGAAGCCTTACCGAAAGCCATCCAATCCTCCAATCGATCTTCGACGGCATTACCGACGGCATTCTTGTCATTGACCAAAGCTACCGCGTCGTCATGTTCAACAAGGCGATGGAGCGCTTCATGGGCAAGACGGCGGAAGATATCGAAGGACGCTTCTGCTTTTTCGTCTGCCACAACAACAACACCGTCTGCGAGGACTGCCAGGCGCAGACCGCCTTCAGCAACATCTCCCCCCCATCGCGTATCAAACAGTGCTTCAGGGACAACCTGCGGCGCCAGTTCGAGATCCGCAATTTCCCCATACGCAACGGCGGGGGAAAAGTGGAGTTTATGGTCGAATACATCAAAGACATCACCGAGCGGCAGATGATGGAGAAAGAACTGATGGGGTCGCGCCGCCTGGCGATCATCGGCGAGATGGCGGCCAAGACCAGCCACGAGATACGAAACCCGCTGCAAGCGATGGAGGGGGCGGCCCACTATCTGCTGCAAGAGTATGCCGGCGACGAAAAGATTCAAAAATACCTGGGGCTCATCAAGGAGCAGATCGGGCGCCTGAACAGAGTTACCACTGGCCTGCTGGAAGACGCCCGGCCAAAACTGATGCGCGTGGAAAAAGCATTGATCAATGCCGCGTTGCTCAAGTCGGTGACGATCATCGAGGAACAGGCGCGCGCGCGCGATATCAGCGTGGAACTGTTCCTTGACGAACGGCTTCCCGCCGTGAAGTACGACGCCGAGCGGATGCAGCAGGTGTTCATCAACGTGCTCCGCAACGCCGTCGACGCCATTGACGGGGCGGGAAACATCGAGATCGTGGGCAACCAGCGGCAAATCAACGGGGAAGATTTCCTCGAGATCAGCTTCATCGACAGCGGCATCGGCGTTTCACAGGAGATGGCCGACCGGCTTTTTGAGTCGTTCTACACCACCAAGAAAAACGGCACCGGGCTGGGACTTCCCATCGTGAAGGAAATCATGAAAAGCCACGGCGGCTACGCGTTCATCGAAAGCAATCCGGGCGGCGGCGCCTGCGTGCGGGTCGGCCTGCCGGTATGA
- a CDS encoding sulfite exporter TauE/SafE family protein, with protein MDLIWSSLLELTGGFIVSQLAMGAILGFLIGMTGIGAGVLIMPALLFVSHTDPAMAVGTSLLFSVLSKGYGVFEHWKLGSIDVETNLAFSIGAVPMVLLSSIGVNILKASMPPDTFDFYMKAALAVMVFLICIYLFWDAFKKNQSDLYKCGDPLTAKQKTTGALFGGGIGALVGGTSIGGGVFIIPILAGVFKLSAKCVVGTSTIISVMLTLVGAGVYLYYGNVNLAIALLLVVGSLPGIKLGVAMAHKLPNLVLKRVMAGLAFISFVSMVTGIKSH; from the coding sequence TTGGATCTGATTTGGTCTTCGTTGCTTGAGCTTACCGGTGGCTTTATCGTTTCGCAGCTCGCCATGGGAGCCATTTTAGGATTTTTGATCGGCATGACCGGCATCGGCGCCGGCGTTTTGATCATGCCGGCGCTGCTGTTCGTTTCACATACCGATCCGGCAATGGCGGTTGGCACCAGCCTTCTCTTTTCCGTGCTTTCCAAAGGATATGGGGTGTTTGAACATTGGAAACTGGGAAGCATTGACGTGGAAACCAACCTCGCCTTCAGCATCGGCGCGGTGCCGATGGTGCTGCTCTCTTCGATCGGCGTAAACATTCTCAAGGCATCGATGCCGCCTGATACATTCGATTTTTACATGAAAGCCGCACTGGCGGTGATGGTCTTTTTAATCTGCATTTACCTTTTTTGGGATGCGTTTAAAAAAAATCAATCGGACTTATATAAATGCGGCGACCCGCTCACCGCGAAACAGAAAACGACGGGGGCGCTGTTCGGCGGCGGCATCGGGGCGCTGGTGGGGGGCACCTCCATCGGCGGCGGCGTCTTCATCATCCCGATTCTCGCGGGGGTGTTTAAGCTGTCAGCCAAATGCGTGGTCGGCACCAGCACCATCATTTCGGTGATGCTCACCCTTGTCGGCGCGGGGGTTTACCTGTACTATGGAAATGTAAATCTTGCCATTGCCCTTTTGCTGGTGGTCGGCTCACTTCCCGGCATCAAACTGGGGGTCGCCATGGCCCACAAGCTGCCGAATCTGGTACTGAAGCGGGTGATGGCGGGTTTGGCGTTCATAAGCTTTGTGAGCATGGTAACCGGCATCAAAAGCCATTAA
- a CDS encoding NTP transferase domain-containing protein — protein MTTDDGPKKFDAAIMAGGPTAPFARNLPNKTFIKIKGRCLFAHVLNALLHAGRIKRIYIVGPKQAVEKELAADAGLPLSRKPVTVIPESRNLIDNMFNAFTASIEGYHPGEELNNAALLEQAIFGVAGDCPLILPEEVDQFLERCDLSRYDYFVGMTSEDTLEKFYARPGHRGIQLIYTPFAEGLLRINNLHLAKPFRIAHRNELHEMYRLRHLREIMNILKFGYGLSKRGLTVEEWRVWAKMFTAIKARRMGFTRLAESLRRRSPMDVVVGAVDKIFGTRSTVVLTTYGGAALDVDRPSNAPLFETYFDEWITIQRG, from the coding sequence ATGACAACTGACGACGGTCCCAAGAAATTCGATGCCGCAATCATGGCTGGCGGACCCACGGCTCCTTTTGCCCGGAATCTTCCCAACAAAACGTTCATCAAAATAAAGGGACGCTGCCTGTTCGCCCATGTGTTGAACGCGTTGCTGCACGCCGGGAGGATAAAGCGCATCTACATTGTCGGACCAAAACAGGCGGTTGAGAAGGAACTTGCGGCCGATGCCGGGCTTCCCCTTTCCCGCAAGCCGGTGACGGTGATTCCAGAATCGAGGAACCTGATAGATAACATGTTCAACGCGTTCACGGCGTCGATAGAAGGCTATCATCCGGGGGAGGAGCTGAACAACGCTGCTTTGCTGGAGCAGGCCATTTTCGGCGTGGCGGGGGACTGTCCGCTCATTCTCCCGGAAGAGGTGGATCAGTTTCTGGAACGGTGTGACCTTTCGCGTTACGACTACTTCGTTGGCATGACATCCGAAGATACGCTGGAAAAATTCTATGCCCGTCCCGGCCACAGGGGCATCCAGCTTATTTACACCCCCTTCGCCGAAGGGCTGTTGCGGATCAATAACCTCCACCTGGCAAAACCGTTCAGAATAGCCCACCGGAACGAGCTTCACGAGATGTACCGGTTGCGCCATCTGCGGGAGATAATGAACATCCTCAAGTTCGGCTATGGGCTCAGCAAGCGCGGCCTCACGGTGGAAGAGTGGCGCGTATGGGCGAAAATGTTCACGGCGATCAAGGCGCGGCGGATGGGTTTTACGCGGCTCGCCGAATCGCTGCGGCGGCGCTCCCCGATGGATGTTGTGGTCGGCGCGGTGGACAAGATATTCGGCACCCGCTCAACCGTTGTGTTGACCACCTATGGCGGCGCGGCGCTCGATGTGGACCGCCCCTCGAACGCCCCGCTTTTTGAAACGTACTTCGACGAGTGGATAACGATACAGCGGGGTTGA
- a CDS encoding radical SAM protein — protein sequence MVVKEITAKSILSKSQIYDYALNPYVGCQHNCVYCYAKFMKRFTGHREPWGEFVDVKINAAELLAREVKKKKKGNVWISGVCDAYQPLEGKYQLTRRCLEILVEDSWPFAIQTKSPLVLRDIELLRKAAGCEVGFTITTADEKMRSIFEPGAPPIAKRIEALATLHSAKIKTFVMIAPLLPGAEGLVDLLKGKVDHVLVDRLNYHYADWAYKKHHMQWAMDNAFFDQKGEELRAGFEKAGVACEKLF from the coding sequence GTGGTTGTTAAAGAGATTACAGCCAAGAGCATCCTGTCGAAATCCCAAATTTATGACTATGCCTTGAACCCCTACGTTGGGTGTCAGCATAACTGCGTTTATTGCTATGCCAAGTTTATGAAACGATTCACGGGACACCGTGAGCCGTGGGGGGAATTTGTCGATGTTAAAATAAATGCCGCCGAACTGTTGGCCCGCGAGGTTAAGAAAAAGAAAAAAGGCAACGTCTGGATAAGCGGGGTTTGTGATGCATACCAACCCTTGGAGGGGAAATATCAGCTTACAAGGAGATGCCTTGAAATCCTCGTTGAAGATTCCTGGCCATTTGCAATTCAGACCAAATCTCCGTTGGTTCTACGAGACATCGAGCTATTAAGGAAGGCGGCCGGCTGCGAGGTCGGGTTCACCATAACCACGGCGGATGAAAAGATGCGAAGCATTTTTGAGCCGGGCGCCCCGCCGATAGCCAAACGGATCGAGGCGTTGGCAACGCTTCATTCGGCGAAGATAAAAACCTTTGTCATGATAGCCCCTTTGCTTCCCGGCGCCGAAGGGCTGGTTGATCTGCTCAAAGGCAAGGTCGACCATGTTCTGGTCGACAGGTTGAACTATCATTATGCGGATTGGGCATATAAGAAACACCATATGCAATGGGCGATGGATAATGCGTTCTTCGATCAAAAGGGTGAAGAACTGAGGGCGGGATTTGAAAAGGCGGGTGTGGCTTGTGAAAAGCTGTTTTAA